From Saccopteryx leptura isolate mSacLep1 chromosome 3, mSacLep1_pri_phased_curated, whole genome shotgun sequence, one genomic window encodes:
- the LOC136399096 gene encoding LOW QUALITY PROTEIN: galactoside 2-alpha-L-fucosyltransferase SEC1-like (The sequence of the model RefSeq protein was modified relative to this genomic sequence to represent the inferred CDS: inserted 2 bases in 2 codons) produces the protein MGLWATLRTFSTISFLFGIFVASTIFHGHQRLAIVPXPWASSGCVVLVPKYLPGEGVFSINSKGRLGNQMGEYATLYALAKMNRRPAFIPAEMHSTLAPIFRITLPVLPGATASSIPWRNYHLNDWMEERYRHIPGEYVRLTGYPCSWTFYHHLRDEILREFTLHSHVREEAQNFLRGLQVNESWLGTFVGVHVRRGDYVYVMPNVWKGVVADRGYLLQALDWFRARYCAPIFVITSDNMXWCWQKFNSSLRDVVFAGSGLWGSPTKDFSLLTQCNYTSITVGTFGVWAAYLAGGDAVYLANFTLPNSLFHLIFKPQAAFLPKWVGIAADLGQAKINSS, from the exons ATGGGATTATGGGCCACTCTCCGTACCTTCTCTaccatctccttcctctttggTATCTTTGTAGCGTCCACCATCTTCCATGGCCATCAGCGCCTGGCTATAGTGC ACCCCTGGGCCTCCTCGGGCTGCGTGGTCCTGGTCCCCAAATACCTACCTGGGGAGGGTGTATTCTCCATCAACTCCAAAGGCCGCCTGGGGAACCAGATGGGCGAGTACGCCaccctgtatgccctggccaagaTGAACAGGCGGCCGGCCTTCATCCCCGCCGAGATGCACAGCACCCTGGCTCCCATCTTCAGAATCACCCTCCCGGTCTTGCCCGGCGCCACGGCCAGCAGCATCCCGTGGCGGAACTACCACCTGAACGACTGGATGGAGGAGCGGTACCGCCACATCCCCGGGGAGTACGTGCGCCTCACCGGCTACCCCTGCTCCTGGACCTTCTACCACCACCTGCGTGATGAGATCCTCCGTGAGTTCACCCTGCACAGCCACGTGCGGGAGGAGGCCCAGAATTTCCTGCGGGGTCTGCAGGTGAATGAGAGTTGGCTGGGCACGTTCGTGGGCGTCCACGTGCGCCGCGGGGACTACGTCTACGTCATGCCCAACGTGTGGAAGGGCGTGGTGGCCGACCGGGGCTACCTGCTACAGGCCCTGGACTGGTTCCGGGCCCGCTACTGCGCCCCAATTTTCGTGATCACCAGCGACAACA TCTGGTGCTGGCAGAAGTTCAACAGCTCCCTCAGGGACGTGGTGTTCGCAGGCAGCGGTCTGTGGGGTTCTCCTACCAAGGACTTCTCGCTGCTTACGCAGTGTAACTACACCAGCATCACCGTGGGCACCTTTGGTGTCTGGGCCGCCTACCTTGCAGGAGGAGACGCCGTCTACCTGGCCAACTTCACCCTGCCCAATTCCCTCTTCCACTTGATCTTCAAGCCACAAGCGGCCTTCCTGCCCAAGTGGGTGGGCATCGCTGCTGACCTTGGGCAGGCCAAGATAAACAGCTCCTAG